CTAGCCTGCATGCCTGGATTAGGTTTTTTGAGATGGTATTGCATATTGGATATAAACTAGAAACTCAAAAGTGGCAGTCTAGAGCTATAGaagataaagaaaatgttatgcAAGTGAAGAAACGTATACAGACAGAATTTATGAACCAAATGGGACTAGTTGTGGATTTCCCAAAAAGTGGAGGATCTGGTAAGTGAAATtacataaatacttttatataaatcatCAGGTTAACTATCACATATATACAATTTGTAGGTACCAGTAATGATGGTAACACTGCCCGACGAGCCTTTGCAAACTATCAATCAACTgccaaaattttgaaagtagatgaaactcttttattttatttttacatcataCTAGTCACTTTATCATCTGGATTTGAAATTGACACTGTCAAATTTAAAGAGTTCTGTATTACTGCTCTTAAACTTTACATATCTAAGTATTCCTGGTATTACATGGCACAATCAGTAcacaaaattttagttcatggcCATGCCATCATTGCTAGACAGTACTTGCCAATTGGACTGATGTCAGAGGAGGCCCAAGAGGCCTGTAACaaggattttaaaaagtttagggAAGATTTCAGTAGAAAGACTTCCAGAATTGACACAAATCGTGACCTAGTTAACAGGCTACTTGTATCTAGTGATCCTGTCATAACATCATTAAGAAAgtgtcataaaaaaaatggtaagagtttaaaaaaataccccAGTGAAGTTTTGGCTTTGCTGAGGGAATCAGCTCCaccttcttctttttctttgtaGCTAAACACAATTtgttgtttgatttttaaaaaaggttgatattgaaaaaaatatttttttactacctAAGCCaattaaatgtcttttattttattaaaaattaaaatattcttgttaaaaataaatattatttcatatataatgattatttatatatctaaatagGTTTGTGGACCAATTGGGTAATAATTAAGTTTTGTCCACCACTTCCCATATACCTGGCCCACTGTGCGCTAGGAAGGCAGCTTTTCCGTAAAAAAAAtgcgaaaaacaaaaaagttatccTAAATCATTAGCAATAATTCAACTAATTTGAATATCTATTTGATAAAGAAcgatagattttttataatttttttacttggaGCTAAAagcttttatagaaaaaatatgcttttatttaaaagttagtgAATTGTTAGTAATGGCTATTTTTACATTGCGCGAAACACTTTTATATGCAGTAAACTCCCGGTTTATATACAGTGAACTCCCGGTTAGTCAATCCTCCTTAGGGAATTAGAATTTACTTCAAAAAACCGAATGTTTGAGTAACTGCAAATCTTCATTAAAGTGACCTACTTCAAGTTACTGTCAAACTTTAGCagaagaagaaagaaaaaagaagaaaaacttttaaataagatgctatttaagtttttacgttctaaaatacaaaactaaaataaaaaaataaaatcttacagtttatcaaaaaaatttatcaacggAATCatgctttttaaaacttaatttttgtcTCTTAGCTCCAAATTAACTGACTCTCTATGATTATGTCTTCTTAATGCTTAATCCAGTAAGTTAAAGTGTTTTGAGGAACGCTAAACTTTTTGGGTACATTCTTTTTAGTTTGACTTTTTTCCAATCTTTAAAAGCATGCTATTTATCTTTGTTTAATAGTTTGACATTTTTGCTCAAAAATCTTACCTTTTTtggtatttatattaaaactcaaAGAAAGCATGTATATAGAGTGGGAAAAACTcactattaataaacaaatgaacCATGTAACTGATTTAACTAAACAAAGACTAAGCGCAATCATTAAAAGATATTGTAATTCAGTCACCGTAAGATtggtttttacttcatttaaaatttcaaaactttttccgTTAAAGATCTCTTTCCAACAGACTTTAATTCATTCGTTGTCTATAAGTTTGAATGTGCAAGCTGTAAATCCTGTTATATTGGCAAGGCTACACGCCATTTAAAGACACGAATAATCGAGCACCAAAAAGGGGATAAAAACTCacacatttataaacatattcatTCAAATGACAgctgttttaatagttttaatcatgctaattttttaattttggattcGGCCTCCAACAAGTTTACATTAAAACTCAAAGAAAGTATGAACATAGATTGGGAAAAACCcactattaataaacaaatgaacCATGTAAAAATGACAATTTCAATCTAGTTCCTCTTAACATTACCGGCTCttttatctatttaaaacatttgttacattatttaattgcatttttattgtattatatatatatatatatatatatatatatatatatatatatatatatatatatatatatatatatatatatatatatatatatatatatatatatatatatatatatatatatgtaaattatgttagtgtattttacaaatagagtgctcaatgttcttaaagaacagagcaataataaataagtaaaaaacacttatctaactATTTTCTACTACGTGAGGTTTCACCATTGCTGGAACATCAGGAAAACTCTTCCTGATGAAACTTCAAGTAGAAGAAAAaagttagataagtgttttttactaatttatatatatgtatatatatatatatatatatatatatatatatatatatatatatatatatatatatatatatatatatatatatatatatatatatatatatatatatatatgtatatatattatgctatgctatgttaaaacttttgttgTACTAGGTTTAAtgtgttcaatttttttaatattttgataacgttattttttttagatatatacatacatattattaCAACCGATAAAGATAAGTTTTGAAATGCTGTCTATGCAATGGTATCTTGAGCTGAAGGAAACCTTCGTATAACTGACGGGGTGACAAGGGGAACAAAAAATTACTTcgaataaacaaaatttcgaATAACTGCTGGTTCGAATAACTGATGGATATTTGCATGAGTTTGTTAAGGAAAATTCACAGGGAATGAAAATTGCTTCAAATAAGCGAGAAATTCGATTTAGTGCCATTTAATCCAACTTCTacaataagtaaacaaaatgtTACAGTAGTATTAAATCACGTTTGGTTTAACCCTTGAAAAATGTTATTCACATACTTTAAGTTGCAGAAAGCGAAATCAGAGTTTTTAAAGAAGTGAAGAGGTTATTTCGAAAAAGTTTATACTTACAtagaatattaatattatttaattattttgacaaaaataattatataatattaatattccATGGCCTAGTTAAATACACGGCCTTTTATTCTGCGTAGGAATGGCATTCCCGGGATCTCAGGATCTTGAAATCCCGGGATTTGTTTCCGAAATgtcccgggatttcgggataatcaaaaataagtaaaagttaataaagtttaagctTATAGTTGTAAATAAGTAATTTGTACATCGTCTTTGGTATAGTAGCTAATTGGTTGTGTAACTGTTTATTCTCTTTGCaatgttttcctttttaaactcttaacatataaaatataatattatactatatatatatgtatatatatttatatatatatatatatatatatatatatatatatatatatatatatatatatatatatatatatatatatatatatatatatatatatatatatatcagtgacggatccaggggAGGGGAGGGGATGGGGGGTATGCATCCCCCATCCCCCCTCCccaccagaaaaaaaaaaccctgaaaaaatcaaaatattgaaaCTATTGAATAATCTGCGCTCTTGATCTTAAATTCTTCCATAAGAAATGCCTAAtgtttcattcattttttttttcactttgatTCAACCATACAAAAAAGATACCATTGCGCTGCACAATTTTGCTTTctggtacttttttttatttcgccctcaaaaactttagaaaacatttaaattttatcgtaagtttaaacaatattatatatatatatgtatatatatatatatattatatatatatatatatatatatatatatatatatatatatatatatatatatatatatatatatatatgcgattCTAGATTGAGATTACCATGAGCAAAGAACGATCGCTGAAGAAACCTAGGCTTTTCATTACggattttttgattaaaaaatctcCTATTTGTTTCGATAACACACTTTGCACTTCTCTAGCTTTACCTGTATTTGATTGCAGTATTAATAAACCTTTTGAACCAACCAACGTCCTCTCGCAATCTCTTACTTGTACTCCTATTCAAACGATGTTAATAGAAACCGAAAACGAGGCATACCAAGATAATTCTCATCCAGCCAGTAATGATATTGCTTGTGCCTTTTCGGGTGACGTAAGAAATATTGAATATGTGAAAAAACTcaatgatttagaaaaaaagaaattgatgactGAACATTGGATGCCggatttttctttcaaatatcCATATACAATGAAGGGTGGGAAGAACCCACAAAAGGTAAACCTTGGTCTCCAAAACTTATCAGGTGGAAGTTATTCCAGCTTTAAATTTTCCCCATCTTTGAATGATCTTCTTTGTGTCACTTGTGTTTTATTTGCCAATGAAGTAAGTGAAAATAATCATAGCAAGGGTACAAAACTGGCACAATTAGTTAACAAACCGCTTTAAAAATACAGTCACTTGACAGGAAGTGATGGACAATTGACTAACCATTTAAGCAACCAATATCACAAAAATTCTGTTGTATTTGGTGATCATTTTTTACTAACAATGAATACaggtacaaacataaaaattatgctaaatgAAAAGTACAAAGCGGAAGTAAAAGAATCACACGAACGTTTGGTGCCAATTATTAAAACTGTTATGCTTTGCGGTAGACTTGGGATTGCATATTGAGGCAGAAGAGATGACGGCGATGTCAGTCTTGAAACAAATGATGGACTTATAAAGGCAGATGGAAACTTCAAAGCACTGTTGGCTTATCGGGTCGATGCTGGAGACAAAGTTTTAGAACaccatttaaaaagtttaggaaaaaatgcaacatatatttcaaaaacGGTTCAAAATGAACTAATAGACATTTGTGGTCAAattataacagaaaaaataattaaagaggCTAAAATTGCTAAGTACTTTTCGGTGATTGCAGATGAAACTACTAATGTTTCTCATCACCAGCAGTTATGTGTATGTATTCGTTTTGTGTGATTGATAAATGGTTTTCATACAATTAGAGaagaatttttaaactttaagaaaGCTAATGATCTTAGTGGTAAAGGGTTAGGTGAACTAATTATTCAAACTCTGAAAGGACATAGTCTTGACCTTACTTACTTAGTAGGTCAAGGTTATGATGGCGCATCAGCTATGTCTGGCTGTTATAATGGTGTCCAGGAGCACGTAAGAAAGGTGGCTCCATCCGCAGTCTTTGTACATTGCAGTAGCCATGTCCTGAACTAAGTTTTAAATTCTACTTGTTCTGTACCAGAAATAAGGGATATGTTTAGTACAGTTAAGAAATGCACAACTTTTATAAACGATTCTATTAAAAGAAGGGAGATATTAGAAAAGTGTTTGTAAGACTCGGAAAGTTCTGTTTCAtgcttaaaaagttttagtgaAACACGTTTTGTTGAGAGGCATGATTGCTAACTTATTTTctatcaaaatttcattaatattgtaaaatgtttggaggaaattgttaataaacttGACAGTAAAACTGCAGACACTGCAAGAAGTCTATTAAGGTGGCTGTATGAGCCGGTTGTTATTGTAGCACTTTGTTGCGCCAAAAAAGTTATCCCATTAACAGTAACAttgtctaaattattgcaaacaGTCAATAACGATCTCATTGGAGCattaaatgcaataaactttGTGAAAAAGTCGCTTTTAACATGGCGCTGTGATGAGAATGAAATATGGATGAATGCTGATTTCGGCCCATTCAACAACACTAATTATTTAgcaaatgctttaaatatagCTTTAGTGACTCCTCGTGCCGTATGTAGGCAATTGCATAGAAACAATATCCCTGCTGAAAATGCATGCCAATATTATAAAAGAGCTATTTGGTTTCCGTACCTAGATTCAGTGATTCAATCTATGGATGCACGGTTTTCAAACCATCAACAACTAGTTATGAAAATGTCTGCTCTGTTACCATCAGTGATTTCTCTACATAGTTGGACTGATGTGGTTGAAActttaagaatgttttcttcTGTAATTGCGTATCGAGGCGAGGAAACTATTCATAATGAATATTTGGAGTGGAAAGAACTTTGCTCGCATATGCAGAGCCATCCTTCAACATTATTAGTGGCTTTAGATCTAATTCCTGATaggtataatttataaaatagaaatacTATATCAGTTTAAATCTCTGTTGCTTATTAACTTActcagttaattttattttatagattggCAACCATCAAGACACTTCTTTGGATTTTCTCTATCATTCCAATCACAACATGTACAGCTGAACGGAGCTTTAGCGccatgaatattttaaaaagttctttgcgTAACCGAACCAATGATGAGCGTTTTACTGGCTTGgcattattatatatctataataccATGCCTTTAGAAGTAAACGACGTAATTGATAAATTTGCAGCTATTAAGAAGAGACGCTTCGATTTTGCATTGTAGATTTtgtacttaatttatttattactcaaAATCCTATTagtctaaaaaagaaattgtgcAATTATTTCCCGAGGAaatgtaactatatatatataagaaactAACTCCCCATAGTACAACTCAAATACTATCAGTCGAATCGAAACTGAATCGATATCTTTTGATTcgtaatttccaaaaaaattacGCTTACCACTTTTGGTATCAAAAtcccccccctcccccccaaaaaaaaattctggatccgtcactgatatatatatatatatatatatatatatatatatatatatatatatatatatatatatatatatatatatatatatatatatatatacatatatacatatacatatatagatatatatatatatatatatatatatatatatatatatatatatatatatatatatatatatatatatataaatataatatcaaatatatatacttaaaattaataatatataattaaattaaggtATATGTTCTATTAAGAACTCTTGCTCTTTCCATCAACAAGcgcttatattttatttgttttttataatatactagttttaatattatactatatataatatatagtaaaatattaaaactagtatattataaaaataaataaaatttaagcgCTTGCTGGTGGAAAGAGCAAGAGTTTATATAGTAGAAGgtatacattaatttaattttgagttttCTGCTTCCAAAAGTGTGCGcaattttaattctatttttatattcattaatttcAATTCCAAACGTGTGAGTGATTCAAAttccacttttattttttaagataagtgcttaaaaagtattcaattgcGTTTTTTTCTATTCATTTCCGGGATTTCCTGGGGATTTCCAAATTTCTCAATTCCGAAATCCCGAGATTgaaaatttccgggatttttGCCATCCCTAATTCTGCTTAAACAGGAAAAAAATAGGTCGGGTAAAAAAAAACGCATATTTTGTCGGATGGAAATTCcttctcaaaatattttaattattgagcTATAAAATTGAAGTAAATCTAGCACAGGATAAAAACTTTTGCGTTGGCTTAATCGAAGTATATACTATACTTCGATTAAGCCAACGCAAAAGTTTTTATCCTGTCACTAAActtttaggctttttttttagtttctttttattaataaatagcaatCATGATTAATAAATGTCTTTATTGAAAACAACACAATCttcataattatatatttctaaaataattatagaaaGACATGGGTTATATTTGTCAGCAGAATTTTCAGAATATTTAAGGATTGTACAAGAAATAAGAATACGCAAATTTTCTCAAGTaagctttaaaagtatttaaaaatattgtacactaactgtttaaaaatgtgtaacaaaagattctttttttttttttttgtctttttttaaaggcaACAATGTTATCTGCAACAATTGAATCACTGACTCTTTctgatgttattaaaataaatatttgaaataatagtgTGTATAATTTCCTTTCCACAAGTTTGgtgatttaaacataaaaatagttGGTAACCTTCTATACTGCCAAGGACTAACTTTACTGCTTTATAGTGTTGCATTTGAGATTGATAAATAGCATCAAATACATGATCTAACATAACAAAACTATCACAGACATATTCTAAAAGAGGTAGTGATGGAGTTGTTTGCCAACCTCTggacaatttatttaaataactatagtCATTCGACTCCTGTTGACAATGTTGACTACAAAGCAATTtacaacatattttaaacttcttaacCAGTTTTTTGGCAATAAAACCAGCAATATAACTAGCAACTTCACGTGAATTTTCTGATAAAGTCACACAATCATAATCTCTTCCTTTAAGCTGATCCATCAAGGATCTAGCATGTTGTGTATCTTCAACATCATTAatatcattttcaaatattttcattccttcttttattgaactttttatatGGATTATCTTCTCACTTTAGATGACATCTTTCTAACTGACAAGAAATCTCCCACCACTTATTTGGCGGTATTGTCCGAATCTTCTTTCTAACGAATCACTTTGAAAACGAGCagtcaatataaatttataactatcTTCCAATAGATCTTCTATTTACAAAGCTTGACACAATAAAGTTCTTTGTAGAGCTGATGATGTCTAAGGAGTTAAtgtatatttcttaaaatttgagtttatggtgttttttcattcatttaacCATTcagaaaaagttcaaaaaaactttaatcatTAATAATAGCAGAATTGCCAAGATAGTTATTAGAAAtctgattttttgaatttgtaattTTCCACCATTTAATAATAAGAGTTAGGAAAG
This Hydra vulgaris chromosome 04, alternate assembly HydraT2T_AEP DNA region includes the following protein-coding sequences:
- the LOC105848674 gene encoding uncharacterized protein LOC105848674 isoform X2 — encoded protein: MIDGKIQTILSHVTNSTQCCSLCGVSPKNMNNLEMVLKLDNSNNLELKYGLSSLHAWIRFFEMVLHIGYKLETQKWQSRAIEDKENVMQVKKRIQTEFMNQMGLVVDFPKSGGSGTSNDGNTARRAFANYQSTAKILKVDETLLFYFYIILVTLSSGFEIDTVKFKEFCITALKLYISKYSWYYMAQSVHKILVHGHAIIARQYLPIGLMSEEAQEACNKDFKKFREDFSRKTSRIDTNRDLVNRLLVSSDPVITSLRKCHKKNGKSLKKYPSEVLALLRESAPPSSFSL